From Cryptosporangium minutisporangium:
GGTTGAACACCGGGTGGACGGACGCCAGGTCGCGGTGCGCCTCGTAATACGAGTCGAGCGTCCCGACGTCGCGCCAGTAGCCGCGGTCGCGCTCGGTCTGGCCGGGCACCTCGTTGTCGGAGAAGTCGTAGACCGCGGCCTCGCCCTTGCCGACCAGCGTCGGGATGATGTTGCCACCCATGTCGTGCGCCGACGCGGGGTCCTCCGCGTCCAGCCGGAGCGCCTCCAGCAGCGTCTTCGTCGTGAAGACGTAGTTGCCCATCGAGGCGTAGGCGACCTCGGGGTCGTCCGGTACTCCCGGCGGGTCGGCCGGCTTCTCCAGGAACTGGGCGATCGTCCGGCCGTCGGCGGCGGTCTCGATCACGCCGAACTCAGTCGCCTCCCTGCGCGGCACCCGGATGCCGGCGACAGTCACCCCCGCGCCGGAGAAGACGTGCTGCTCGATCATCTGTGCCGGGTCCATCCGGTACACGTGGTCGGCACCGAACACCGCGATGTACTCCGGGTCCTCGTCGTAAACGAGGTTCAGCGACTGGTAGATCGCGTCGGCCGAACCGGTGTACCAGCGCGGACCGAGCCGCTGCTGCGCCGGGACCGGAGTCACGTAGTTCCCGAGCAGCGTGCTCATCCGCCACGTGGTGGTGACATGTCGGTCGAGCGAATGGGACTTGTACTGCGTCAGCACGCAGATCTTGCGGATATCCGCGTTCACCAGGTTCGACAGGACGAAGTCGATCAGCCGATACGGACCGCCGAACGGAACCGCGGGCTTCGCCCGGTCCGCTGTCAGCGGCATCAGCCGCTTGCCCTCGCCACCCGCCAGGACGATGCCGAGAACTGAACGTGTCACCGAGCCACCCACCATAGTGCGACCCTAGTTCCCCGCGGTCCGCACTCCTAGTCGCCTTCGTGGCCCTCGGTTTAACAGCTGCGAGACATATTCGGAACCGAGCGCACCAGTCACCCACTGGACACTCCGGCCCCGTACCCTCCGCCCGGCAGACCGCCTCCGAATATGCCTCGTGCGAGACATATTCGGAACCGAGCGCACCAGTCACCCACTGGACACTCCGGCCCCGTACCCTCCGCCCGGCAGACCGCCTCCGAATATGCCTCGTCGACACACGGGGGAACCGACGCGTGCCCGTGGGCGAACCGGTACGACGCCGTAGGGTGAGCGCATGCGCGTCGCGGTTCTGACGAACGAGTATCCCCCCGAGGTGTACGGGGGTGCGGGCGTTCACGTCGACTTCCTCGTCCGCGAGCTCCGCCGCCTGGTGGAGGTCGAAGTGCACTGCTTCGGCCAGCCCCGTAAGGACGCCCGTGCTTACCTCGCGCCGAGCGAGCTGGCCGACGCCAACGGCGCGCTGCGGGCGCTCGCGATCGACCTGCAGATGGCCGACGGGGTGGGCGACGTCAGCGTCATCCACTCGCACACCTGGTACGCCAACCTCGGCGGCCACTTGGCGAAGCTGCTGCACGACCGGCCGCACGTCGTCACGGCACACTCGCTGGAGCCGCTACGCCCGTGGAAGGCCGAGCAGCTCGGCGGCGGGTACCGGATCTCGTCCTGGGCCGAGCGGACCGCCTACGAAGCCGCCGACGCGGTGATCGCGGTCAGCAACGGCATGCGCGACGACGTGCTCACCGCCTACCCGCGACTGGACCCCGGACGGATCCACGTCGTCCACAACGGCGTCGACACCGAGCTGTACTCCCCCACCGGCGACGACGCCGCGCTGGAGAAGGTCGGCATCGACCAGGACCGCCCCTACGTCCTGTACGTCGGACGGATCACCCGGCAGAAGGGCATCACGCACCTGCTGGCCGCGGCCGAGCGGCTGGACCGGGACGTCCAGATCGTGCTCTGCGCGTCCGCGCCGGACACCCCGGAGATCGCCGCCGAGGTCACCGAGCGGATCGACCACCTCCGGACGGGTGGGCACACGGTGCTGCACGAGACCGAGATGCTGGCGCGCGAGGAAGTCATCTCGCTGCTCAGCCACGCTGCGGCGTTCGTCTGCCCGTCGGTCTACGAGCCGCTGGGCATCGTGAACCTGGAGGCGATGGCCTGCCGGGCTCCGGTCGTCGCGAGCGCGGTCGGCGGCATCCCCGAGGTGGTGCAGGACGGCGTCACCGGGCTGCTCGTGCCGTACACGCCGGACGACCTGCCCGGCTTCGAGGCGGGGCTGGCCGAGGCGCTCGGATCGATCGTGAGCGACCCGCTGCGCGGAAGCGCCCTGGGCCGCGCCGGCCGCCAGCGTGCCGTCGACCTGTTCAGCTGGGAAGCGATCGCCGAGCAGACCGCCACGGTCTATATGAGCCTGGGTTAGAGGGCGGCCCGCCCTGGGCGGGCTCCAGGTTCAAGCGAACCAGGCTTCGCCGCGTCAGAGGGTTTCCAGGTAGCGGGACAGAGTGCGGGCTCCCCAGCCGGTCGCGCCCTTGGTGAGCTCGTCGTTCGGGCCGTCGGACCAGGCCGGACCGGACATGTCGATGTGGACCCAGCGGTCCCGCGCCTCGCCGGTGAACGGGCGGAGGAACAGCGCGGCGGTGGCGGTCTGCGCACCACGTCCGCCGCTGTTGTTCGCGTCCGCGACGTCCGAGTCGATCTGCTCCAGATAGTCCTCGGGCAGCGGCAGCTGCCACACCCGCTCACCGGCCCGCTCGGCGGCCTCGAACAGCGCCTTCGCCAGGTCGTCGTTCTCCGAGAACAGCGCCGCGGTGCGCTTGCCGAGCGCGACCGACTGCCCGCCGGTCAGCGTCGCCAGGTCGATGAGGACGTCCGGCTGCATGGTCGCGACCGCGTACGCCAGCACGTCGCCGAGCACCATCCGGCCCTCGGCGTCGGTGCTGAAGATCTCCGAGGTGCGGCCACCGTAGTGGCGGACGACGTCGCCAGGGCGGTAGGCGGTACCGCTGGGCATGTTCTCGGCGAGCGGTACCAGCACGGTCACCCGCAGCGGCACCTTCAGCGCCGCGGCGGAGAGCACCGCTCCGACCACGGCCGCACCGCCGCCCATGTCCTTCTTCATCATCTGCATGCCCTGCGCGGGCTTGATCGAGATGCCGCCGGTGTCGAACGTGATGCCCTTGCCCACCAGGACGACGTGGCGCAGCGTGTGCAGCTCGACGCCGTCCGGCGCCCACCGCAGCTCCAGCAGGCGGGGGCCGCGCGTCGAACCACCGCCCACCGCGAGCATTCCGCCGAAATCGTTCGCGGCCAGCCACTCGGGGTCGCGGACCTGGGCGTCGATTCCGAGTGCGGTGGCCGCCTCGACCGCCTGCTCGGCGAACCACTCCGGCGACTTGATGTTGCTGGGCGTGTTCACCAGGTCACGGGCGAAGGTCGTCCCGTGGGCCACGGCTTCGGCGCGCGCCCTGGCGTCCTCGAAACGCGAGGGGTCGTCGACGACGATCCGGACCGTCGTCAGCGTGGCGGGCTTGGGGTCCGACGCCAGCGTGAACCGGTACGACGCCAGCAGCGCACCCTCGAACAGCCCGCGAACGGCGTCCGGGGAGGCGTCGGACGGCAGCACGAAGGCGATCTCCGGGTCCCCGGACGCGGCCCGCACCAGCGCCGCACCGGCCTTGCGCCAGTCCGCTTCGGCGCCCTCCCCGGTGCCGACCAGCAGGACGACCGCCGGTGATCCACCCGGCAGTGGGAGCGTGGACACCTCGCCGGCCTTGCCCTTCGCCGGCGGTTCGGGACGCCGCTCGTCGCCCAGCCAGGCGGCGAGCGTGTCGCCGAGTCCGGCGGGCAGCGGGTAGGCGGTGGGGAGCAGTCGAGCGGGCTCGGCCCGCTCCTCGGCGTCCTCCGCGTCCACGGTTGCCTCGGGCACCGCGTCGGGCGTGTCCGCGAAGGCGTCCGGAGCGTGCGTGGCGGCGTCCGGCGTGGCCTCGTTCGGCGCCGTGGGCAGCGCGAGCACCACCGGAAGCGGGCCGCCGGTCAACTCCGTGACAGCCACCAGTCGGACGTCGAGCACGCTGGCTCCTCCCGGTCAGTAGTTCGCGAACGCCAGGGTCTCATTCTGCTCGCGCGGCCTGCTTCCT
This genomic window contains:
- the glgA gene encoding glycogen synthase, encoding MRVAVLTNEYPPEVYGGAGVHVDFLVRELRRLVEVEVHCFGQPRKDARAYLAPSELADANGALRALAIDLQMADGVGDVSVIHSHTWYANLGGHLAKLLHDRPHVVTAHSLEPLRPWKAEQLGGGYRISSWAERTAYEAADAVIAVSNGMRDDVLTAYPRLDPGRIHVVHNGVDTELYSPTGDDAALEKVGIDQDRPYVLYVGRITRQKGITHLLAAAERLDRDVQIVLCASAPDTPEIAAEVTERIDHLRTGGHTVLHETEMLAREEVISLLSHAAAFVCPSVYEPLGIVNLEAMACRAPVVASAVGGIPEVVQDGVTGLLVPYTPDDLPGFEAGLAEALGSIVSDPLRGSALGRAGRQRAVDLFSWEAIAEQTATVYMSLG
- a CDS encoding leucyl aminopeptidase, coding for MLDVRLVAVTELTGGPLPVVLALPTAPNEATPDAATHAPDAFADTPDAVPEATVDAEDAEERAEPARLLPTAYPLPAGLGDTLAAWLGDERRPEPPAKGKAGEVSTLPLPGGSPAVVLLVGTGEGAEADWRKAGAALVRAASGDPEIAFVLPSDASPDAVRGLFEGALLASYRFTLASDPKPATLTTVRIVVDDPSRFEDARARAEAVAHGTTFARDLVNTPSNIKSPEWFAEQAVEAATALGIDAQVRDPEWLAANDFGGMLAVGGGSTRGPRLLELRWAPDGVELHTLRHVVLVGKGITFDTGGISIKPAQGMQMMKKDMGGGAAVVGAVLSAAALKVPLRVTVLVPLAENMPSGTAYRPGDVVRHYGGRTSEIFSTDAEGRMVLGDVLAYAVATMQPDVLIDLATLTGGQSVALGKRTAALFSENDDLAKALFEAAERAGERVWQLPLPEDYLEQIDSDVADANNSGGRGAQTATAALFLRPFTGEARDRWVHIDMSGPAWSDGPNDELTKGATGWGARTLSRYLETL
- the glgC gene encoding glucose-1-phosphate adenylyltransferase, translating into MTRSVLGIVLAGGEGKRLMPLTADRAKPAVPFGGPYRLIDFVLSNLVNADIRKICVLTQYKSHSLDRHVTTTWRMSTLLGNYVTPVPAQQRLGPRWYTGSADAIYQSLNLVYDEDPEYIAVFGADHVYRMDPAQMIEQHVFSGAGVTVAGIRVPRREATEFGVIETAADGRTIAQFLEKPADPPGVPDDPEVAYASMGNYVFTTKTLLEALRLDAEDPASAHDMGGNIIPTLVGKGEAAVYDFSDNEVPGQTERDRGYWRDVGTLDSYYEAHRDLASVHPVFNLYNRAWPILTSMPQLPPAKFALTGRAIESIISAGCIVTGEVRDSVLSPGVLVAGKAQVSESVLLNGVTIGEGAIVRRAILDKNVVVPPGARIGVDEEFDRHHYRVSDSGVVVLGKGQPVVVP